In Triticum aestivum cultivar Chinese Spring chromosome 5B, IWGSC CS RefSeq v2.1, whole genome shotgun sequence, the following proteins share a genomic window:
- the LOC123111888 gene encoding uncharacterized protein: MASRARRGARPLPRLWLLLLLVLATGLPRGGAVGLKLPFSPGDVLPILPRQVAWPVMNTLHSAVDLLPSFVAAVAPAAPSPAVWNGSCFAVNEAALELTPGDRNGTEIGGAVLRLKTGSAQSWTCMDLYVFATPYRITWDYYFAAREHTLEITSWEEEAELEYVKQHGVSVFLMPSGMLGTLLSLIDVLPLFSNTGWGQNSNLAFLEKHMGATFEKRSQPWVANIMKEDIQSGDFLALSKIRGRWGGFETLEKWVTGAFAGHTAVCLKDEKGDLWVAESGFENEKGEEIIAIVPWDEWWEMALKDGSNPQIALLPLHPDIRSRFNESAAWDFARSMVGKPYGYHNMIFSWIDTIGDNYPPPLDANLVMAVMSMWTRLQPLYAANMWNEALNKRLGTEGLDLQGVILETEKRGMSFDQLLTIPEQDEWVYSDGKSTTCVSFILAMYKEAGVFAPFTESIQVTEFTIRDAYMLKIFEDDRTRLPNWCHTEADKPPFCQILGEYRMELPEYNTIEPYAKMNENCPSLPPTYKRPSRC; encoded by the exons ATGGCATCCCGTGCCCGTAGGGGCGCCCGCCCCCTACCTCGCCTCTGGCTCCTCCTCCTGCTCGTGCTGGCCACGGGGCTGccccggggcggggcggtggggcTGAAGCTGCCGTTCAGCCCCGGGGACGTCCTCCCGATCCTGCCGCGGCAGGTGGCGTGGCCCGTGATGAACACCCTCCACAGCGCCGTCGACCTCCTGCCCTCCTTCGTCGCCGCCGTGGCCCCAGCCGCACCCTCCCCCGCCGTGTGGAACGGCTCCTGCTTCGCCGTGAATGAGGCGGCCCTTGAGCTCACCCCCGGCGACCGCAACGGGACCGAGATCGGCGGCGCCGTCCTCCGCCTCAAG ACTGGTTCTGCTCAAAGCTGGACGTGCATGGATCTTTATGTGTTTGCAACACCATATAGGATAACATGGGATTACTATTTTGCGGCTCGAGAACACACTTTGGAGATAACGTCATGGGAGGAAGAAGCAGAGCTCGAATAT GTTAAGCAGCATGGTGTGTCTGTTTTTCTCATGCCTTCTGGGATGCTTGGAACTTTGTTATCTTTGATTGATGTCCTGCCCTTGTTTTCGAATACTGGATGGGGTCAAAATTCCAACTTGGCCTTTTTAGAGAAGCACATGGGAGCTACATTTGAGAAACGTTCTCAACCTTGGGTTGCTAATATTATGAAGGAGGACATACAATCTGGTGACTTTTTGGCTCTATCAAAGATTCGAGGACGATGGGGCGGGTTTGAGACATTAGAGAAATGGGTAACTGGTGCATTTGCTGGGCATACTGCTGTGTGTTTGAAAGATGAGAAGGGTGATCTCTGGGTTGCAGAATCAGGCTTTGAAAATGAAAAG GGAGAGGAAATTATTGCTATAGTTCCTTGGGATGAATGGTGGGAAATGGCACTGAAGGATGGATCAAATCCTCAGATAGCCCTTCTGCCATTACACCCTGATATACGCTCTAGATTCAATGAAAGTGCCGCATGGGACTTTGCACGGAGCATGGTCGGAAAGCCGTATGGCTATCATAATATGATATTTAGCTGGATTGATACAATAGGAGATAATTATCCACCTCCTCTTGATGCTAATCTG GTAATGGCTGTTATGTCAATGTGGACTAGATTACAACCACTTTATGCTGCGAACATGTGGAATGAAGCCCTTAACAAACGGCTTGGGACTGAG GGTTTGGACCTTCAGGGTGTCATTCTTGAGACTGAAAAGCGTGGCATGTCTTTCGATCAGTTGCTCACCATCCCTGAACAAGATGAATGGGTATACAGTGATGGTAAATCAACTACTTGTGTTTCTTTCATTCTTGCGATGTACAAGGAAGCTGGGGTGTTTGCTCCTTTCACAGAATCAATTCAGGTCACCGAGTTCACT ATACGGGACGCATATATGCTCAAGATATTTGAAGACGACCGGACCAGGCTCCCAAACTGGTGTCATACCGAGGCAGACAAGCCTCCCTTCTGCCAGATACTTGGGGAGTACAGAATGGAGCTACCAGAGTACAACACGATAGAGCCGTACGCAAAAATGAATGAGAACTGCCCATCCTTACCCCCGACGTACAAGCGACCATCTCGCTGCTGA